A stretch of the Elephas maximus indicus isolate mEleMax1 chromosome 3, mEleMax1 primary haplotype, whole genome shotgun sequence genome encodes the following:
- the LOC126071101 gene encoding olfactory receptor 18-like: SPTAHLHTPMYFFLSNLSLADIGFTSTTVPKVFVNTYTHQRDISYLGCLIQLSFLYLFACLDSLLLMVIAYDRFVAICHPLYYPVIINSHLCGLLVLVSIFISFFLSQLHCIMVSQLTFCIDVEIPSFFCDPPQLFNLACSNTSTNTILTYLVGAIFGRVPISGILFSYIRIFSSILRIPSSSGKAKAFVTCGSHLSVVCLFYGTGIGVYLSSAVSPSLRKVAVASVMFTVVTPMLNPFIYSLRNTDIKRALQRLLRRIF, encoded by the coding sequence TCTCCGACcgcccacctccacacccccatgtacttcttcctctccaatctGTCCTTAGCTGACATTGGCTTTACCTCCACCACAGTCCCAAAGGTGTTTGTGAATACTTATACACATCAAAGAGACATCTCTTATCTAGGCTGCCTGATTCAgttgtcttttttatatctttttgcaTGTCTGGACAGTCTACTCCTGATGGTGATAGCCTATGAccggtttgtggccatctgtcatcCCCTGTACTACCCAGTCATCATCAACTCCCATCTATGTGGCTTGCTGGTCCTGGTGTCAATTTTCATCAGCTTTTTTCTCTCCCAGCTACACTGCATTATGGTGTCTCAACTTACCTTCTGCATAGATGTGGAAATCCCTAGTTTCTTCTGTGACCCTCCTCAACTTTTCAACCTTGCATGTTCTAACACCTCCACCAATACCATATTAACGTATTTGGTTGGTGCCATCTTTGGTCGTGTTCCAATCTCAGGGATCCTTTTCTCTTACATTCGAATTTTTTCCTCCATTCTGAGAATCCCATCATCGAGTGGTAAAGCAAAAGCTTTTGTCACTTGTGGCTCTCACCTGTCGgtcgtttgtttattttatggaacaGGTATTGGAGTATACCTGAGCTCAGCTGTCTCACCTTCTCTCAGGAAGGTTGCAGTGGCCTCAGTGATGTTCACTGTTGTcacccccatgctgaaccccttcatctacagcctgaggaatacAGACATTAAGAGAGCCCTGCAGAGACTCCTCAGGAGAATATTTTAA